A single region of the Triticum dicoccoides isolate Atlit2015 ecotype Zavitan chromosome 2B, WEW_v2.0, whole genome shotgun sequence genome encodes:
- the LOC119365115 gene encoding B3 domain-containing protein Os02g0683500-like, protein MEFTAASSSSRLSKEGEEEEEMEEEEEEGDEASPREIPFMTAMTAAASSSSPTSAASPSSAAASACASGSGSPFRSSDGAGASGSGAGGGAGGGDVEVIDKEHLFDKVVTPSDVGKLNRLVIPKQHAEKYFPLDAAANEKGLLLSFEDRGGKLWRFRYSYWNSSQSYVMTKGWSRFVKEKRLDAGDTVSFCRGAAEATRDRLFIDWKRRAELRDPHRLARLPMPMPTSSPYGPWGAGPGGFFMPPAPPATLYEHHRLRQSFDFRSISPAAPQRPQVLYFGSAGIFPHATMPRPQPQPPLHIAVQPSPAVTVGMPMVLDSTPLVNSPTAAAKRVRLFGVNLDNPHTHGGESSNDANALSLRMPGWQRPTPFRSLELPQHGAAGAESSAASSPSSSSSSKREAHSSLDLDL, encoded by the coding sequence atggagttcactgctgcgtcGAGCAGCAGCAGGCTCTCtaaagagggggaggaggaggaggagatggaggaggaggaggaggagggggatgagGCCTCCCCGCGTGAGATCCCCTTCATGACGGCCATGACGGcggccgcctcgtcctcctccccgacaTCCGCGGCGTCTCCTTCATCGGCCGCGGCCTCCGCGTGTGCGTCGGGGTCGGGCTCTCCCTTCCGCTCGAGCGACGGCGCTGGGGCTTCTGGGAGcggggctggcggcggcgcgggagggggcGACGTGGAGGTGATCGACAAGGAGCACCTGTTCGACAAGGTGGTCACGCCGAGCGACGTGGGGAAGCTCAACCGGCTGGTGATCCCCAAGCAACACGCCGAGAAGTACttccctctggacgcggcggccaaCGAGAAGGGCCTGCTGCTCAGCTTCGAGGACCGCGGGGGCAAGCTCTGGCGCTTCCGCTACTCCTACTGGAACAGCAGCCAGAGCTACGTCATGACCAAGGGCTGGAGCCGATTCGTCAAGGAGAAGCGCCTCGACGCCGGGGACACCGTCTCCTTCTGCCGCGGCGCCGCCGAGGCCACGCGCGACCGCCTCTTCATCGACTGGAAGCGCCGCGCCGAACTCCGCGACCCGCACCGTCTCGCGCGCCTGCCCATGCCCATGCCCACCTCCTCGCCCTACGGCCCGTGGGGCGCCGGACCGGGCGGTTTCTTCATGCCGCCCGCGCCTCCAGCCACTCTCTACGAGCACCACCGCCTCCGCCAGAGCTTCGACTTCCGGAGCATCAGTCCCGCCGCGCCGCAGAGGCCGCAGGTACTCTACTTCGGCTCCGCAGGAATTTTCCCGCACGCAACCATGCCGCGTCCGCAGCCGCAACCTCCGCTGCACATTGCGGTGCAACCGAGCCCGGCGGTCACCGTCGGCATGCCCATGGTTCTCGATTCGACGCCACTCGTCAACAGCCCGACGGCGGCCGCGAAGCGCGTGCGGCTGTTCGGAGTCAACCTCGACAATCCGCATACCCACGGCGGCGAGTCAAGCAACGATGCCAACGCATTGTCGCTGCGGATGCCCGGATGGCAAAGGCCGACACCGTTTAGGTCGCTGGAATTGCCCCAGCACGGTGCAGCCGGAGCGGAGTCGTCTGCTGCCTCGtcgccgtcttcatcatcatcctccaAGAGAGAAGCGCATTCCTCCTTGGATCTCGATCTGTGA